AAGAGGAAATGCATATAATCAGTATTGTTAGTTTATTCTAACAATACTGATTTTTGATTAAAGAAAGGACAAACGTATGCACGTAGAAAAAAAGAAATTTATTTTAAAACGATTTACACCGTATATGGGCAAAAAGAAAGTGCTGTTACCGGTATCATTGATCTTGTCAGGCTTATCAGCGGCACTTAATATTGTACCGTTTGTATTTGTCTGGTTCATTACCCGGGAGCTGTTGTCAAATCCGCGGATGACCCAGCTCAACAATATCGATTTTTATGCCTGGCTGGCATTGGGATGCGCCATATTGGGCGTGGTTATTTATTTTTTGTCGCTGCTAAGCTCTCATCTGGCGGCTTTTCATGTGGAAATTGGAATGCAAAAGCTGGGGATGGAAAGAATAATGGCCATGCCGCTGGGCTTTTTTGATCAGCATTCCAGTGGCAAAATCAGAAAAATTGTTAATGATGGTGCCGCCACAACGCATGGTTTTTTAGCTCATCAATTGCCGGACATTGCCGGTAGTGTGGTTTCGCCCATTGTATTGATTGTACTGATTTTTACGGTCGACTGGCGGATGGGTCTGGCTTCGATGATGCCGATTGTAATTGGCTTTATTACCATGAGCTTCATGATGAACGAGAAGGGCAAGGAATTTCAGAAACGCTATTATGATGCGCTGGAAGAAATGAGCTCAGAGTCGGTGGAATATATCCGCGGCATTCCGGTGGTTAAAACCTTTGGTCAAAGTATTTTTTCGTTTAAGCGGTTTTATGACAGTATTATCAGGTACAAAGAGATGGTAGCGGCCTACACTAAGCTTTGGCAAAAACCGATGTCATTTTATACGGTGGTGATGCAGTCGGCGGTCTTTTTCCTGATTCCCATGGCGATTTTGCTAATTGGCAGAGGGGATAGCCTGTCGATGGTATTGGCCGATTTTATTTTTTATTTGTTAATCACGCCGATATTTTCGATGCTGTTAATGAAATCCATGCATTTTCAGCAAAATACTGTGATTGCTGAGCAAGCCATCGACCGGTTTGATCAGCTAATTCAATATCCGGCAATGGCGACAGCTAAAAAAGTGAGACCTATTGAAGAATACAGTCTGGAATTTAAAGACGTGGTGTTTTCTTATCAAGGGGCTGACAAAAAGGCTCTTAATAAGATAAGTTTTAAATTAAAGCCAGGAGAAACGATCGCTTTAGTTGGGCCTTCCGGTGGGGGAAAAACCACAATTGCCCGGCTGGCAGCCCGGTTCTGGGATGTGGATGCGGGGGAAGTGTTGATCGGTGGAATTAATGTCAAAGCGATTCCCAAAAATGAACTGATGAATAAGATCGCTCTCGTTTTTCAGAATACACGGCTTTTTAAAACAACCTTAAGCGAAAATATTGTCTTTGGGAAAGAAGGTGTTGGTGCCGAAACAATTAACCGTGCCATCGATTTATCGCAGTCACGGGAAATTATTGATCATCTTCCCGGGGGGATTAATACTGTGATCGGCGCAAAAGGGACTTATCTTTCCGGCGGTGAGCAACAGCGGATTGCCATTGCCCGAGCCATGGTCAAGGATGCTCCGATTGTGCTGCTTGATGAAGCGACGGCCTTTGCCGATCCGGAAAATGAGCATTTAATCCAGAA
This is a stretch of genomic DNA from Acetobacterium woodii DSM 1030. It encodes these proteins:
- a CDS encoding ABC transporter ATP-binding protein, coding for MHVEKKKFILKRFTPYMGKKKVLLPVSLILSGLSAALNIVPFVFVWFITRELLSNPRMTQLNNIDFYAWLALGCAILGVVIYFLSLLSSHLAAFHVEIGMQKLGMERIMAMPLGFFDQHSSGKIRKIVNDGAATTHGFLAHQLPDIAGSVVSPIVLIVLIFTVDWRMGLASMMPIVIGFITMSFMMNEKGKEFQKRYYDALEEMSSESVEYIRGIPVVKTFGQSIFSFKRFYDSIIRYKEMVAAYTKLWQKPMSFYTVVMQSAVFFLIPMAILLIGRGDSLSMVLADFIFYLLITPIFSMLLMKSMHFQQNTVIAEQAIDRFDQLIQYPAMATAKKVRPIEEYSLEFKDVVFSYQGADKKALNKISFKLKPGETIALVGPSGGGKTTIARLAARFWDVDAGEVLIGGINVKAIPKNELMNKIALVFQNTRLFKTTLSENIVFGKEGVGAETINRAIDLSQSREIIDHLPGGINTVIGAKGTYLSGGEQQRIAIARAMVKDAPIVLLDEATAFADPENEHLIQKALKALSKGKTTLMIAHRLTSVQNVDRILVIDNGMIVEQGSHQNLLAQGGYYRKMWDEYQQTVAWKIDARRTTNGGQDDQILSK